The proteins below are encoded in one region of Meleagris gallopavo isolate NT-WF06-2002-E0010 breed Aviagen turkey brand Nicholas breeding stock unplaced genomic scaffold, Turkey_5.1 ChrUn_random_7180001881244, whole genome shotgun sequence:
- the USF1 gene encoding upstream stimulatory factor 1, producing MKGQQKAAETEEGTVQIQEGAVATGEDPTSVAIASIQSAATFPDPNIKYVFRTENGGTQVLQGGTQRSIAPRAHPYSPKAEAPRATRDEKRRAQHNEVERRRRDKINNWIVQLSKIIPDCSMENTKSGQSKGGILSKACDYIQELRQSNHRLSEELQGLDQLQMDNEVLRQQVEELKNKNLMLRAQLRQHGVEIVIKNESH from the exons ATGAAGGG acagcagaaagcagctgagaCGGAAGAGGGAACGGTGCAAATCCAGGAAG GTGCAGTGGCCACAGGAGAGGATCCCACCAGTGTCGCCATCGCCAGCATCCAGTCTGCTGCCACCTTCCCTGACCCCAATATCAAATATGTCTTCCGCACAGAGAACGGCGGCACGCAG GTCCTGCAAGGTGGGACGCAGCGCTCCATCGCCCCCCGTGCCCATCCCTACTCCCC aaaagcagaggcGCCGCGGGCGACCCGGGATGAGAAGCGTCGGGCACAGCACAACGAAG TGGAGCGCCGGCGCCGGGACAAAATCAACAACTGGATCGTGCAGCTCTCCAAGATCATCCCCGACTGCTCCATGGAGAACACCAAGTCGGGGCAG AGCAAAGGGGGAATCCTCTCCAAAGCCTGCGACTACATCCAGGAGCTGCGGCAGAGCAACCACCGCCtctctgaggagctgcagggcctGGACCAGCTCCAGATGGACAACGAGGTCTTACGGCAGCAG GTGGAGGAGCTGAAGAACAAGAACCTGATGCTCCGGGCGCAGCTCCGCCAGCATGGTGTGGAGATCGTCATCAAGAATGAGAGCCACTGA